The region TTTTCGGATTTTTAATTCAGACAATACCGCGTGCACCGCATCAGCATTATCTTCCATAGAATGCACATAACCCATTGGTTCAGTCGCTCCATGACCTAATAAATCAATACAGATAATCCGATATTTCTTAGAAAATTCAGGGATGAAACTTTCCCACATACTGCTGTTTTCCAGAAAGCCATGAAGCAATACAATAGCAGTTCCCTTCCCGGAATCAGTATAAGAAATAGTCGTGTTTTTGTAGATTATCTGTTTCAAAGCGCTTAGTTTG is a window of Candidatus Hydrogenedentota bacterium DNA encoding:
- a CDS encoding alpha/beta fold hydrolase, with amino-acid sequence MKQIIYKNTTISYTDSGKGTAIVLLHGFLENSSMWESFIPEFSKKYRIICIDLLGHGATEPMGYVHSMEDNADAVHAVLSELKIRK